In Erigeron canadensis isolate Cc75 chromosome 7, C_canadensis_v1, whole genome shotgun sequence, one DNA window encodes the following:
- the LOC122608994 gene encoding uncharacterized protein LOC122608994 has protein sequence MKCPSHLGTYEGKTDPDDFLQLFRRVEAMQQWIDPVACRAFGWVLKCDSKEWFNNLPKGSITGFTDLKEKFREYFSQQKKHKKTYIAAHNIKQGSEEESQRISGLIHGCRSRALIEHLVEKLLETFKDKKAKAYAWLDARDIAANSIGVPTQDGEPTGGKRKQRLFNNKDTRVKYSPYNKEDKGKERAVLPKLTKTPRAILEKEKVAKTFAPPPKLSNKNKKNCYEYCEFHCDHGHDTNDCINLKKAISKAIKEGELGHLLVEIRQNTKVKDEEGSQERIKVPEQTIFMLYKQDKELSDMESS, from the exons ATGAAGTGTCCATCCCACCTAGGGACGTATGAAGGGAAAACTGATCCCGATGACTTCCTACAATTATTCAGAAGAGTGGAAGCTATGCAACAATGGATTGACCCAGTAGCTTGCCGAGCCTTCGGTTGGGTACTCAAATGTGACTCCAAAGAATGGTTTAACAATCTCCCAAAGGGTTCAATAACTGGCTTCACGGACCTGAAAGAGAAATTCCGAGAATACTTCAGCCAACAAAAAAAGCACAAGAAGACTTACATCGCGGCTCATAATATCAAACAGGGATCGGAGGAAG AATCCCAAAGGATATCAGGCCTCATCCACGGGTGCCGAAGCAGAGCCCTTATCGAGCATCTGGTAGAAAAGCTATTGGAGACTTTCAAAGATAAAAAGGCCAAGGCCTACGCATGGCTTGATGCCAGGGACATAGCGGCTAATAGCATCGGAGTACCTACACAAGACGGGGAGCCTACCGGAGGTAAAAGAAAGCAAAGATTGTTTAATAACAAAGATACCCGAGTCAAATATTCTCCGTACAACAAGGAAGACAAAGGTAAGGAAAGAGCAGTCCTCCCGAAGCTTACCAAAACCCCAAGGGCAAtcctagaaaaagaaaaagtggcAAAGACCTTCGCACCCCCACCAAAGCTCagcaacaaaaacaagaagaatTGTTATGAGTACTGTGAATTCCACTGCGATCATGGTCATGATACTAATGACTGCATCAACCTAAAGAAAGCCATAAGCAAGGCCATAAAAGAGGGAGAGCTAGGTCACCTATTAGTGGAGATTCGACAAAACACCAAGGTGAAAGATGAAGAAGGAAGCCAAGAAAGGATCAAAGTCCCGGAACAAACAATCTTTATGCTTTACAAACAAGACAAGGAATTGTCAGATATGGAAAGCTCCTAG
- the LOC122607715 gene encoding hypersensitive-induced response protein-like protein 1 yields the protein MGNLCCLFQVDQSTVAIKESFGKFDEVLDPGCHCVPWIMGKKVAGHLTLRVQQLDVKCETKTKDNVFVNVVASIQYRALADKAGDAFYKLSNTRAQIQAYVFDVIRAFVPKHDLDDTFEQKNEIAKAVEEELEKAMSAYGYEIVQTLIVDIEPDEHVKRAMNEINAAARLRMAATEKAEAEKILQIKRAEGEAEAKYLSGLGVARQRQAIVDGLRDSVLGFSLNVPGTSAKDVMDMVLVTQYFDTMKEIGASSKSSAVFIPHGPGAVRDVATQIRDGLLQGSATS from the exons ATGGGAAACCTATGTTGTTTGTTCCAAGTAGACCAATCTACTGTTGCTATTAAGGAATCTTTTGGGAAATTCGATGAAGTTCTGGACCCGGGATGTCATTGTGTGCCATGGATTATGGGTAAAAAAGTTGCAGGTCATCTTACATTAAGGGTTCAACAATTGGATGTCAAGTGCGAGACTAAAACCAAG GATAATGTGTTTGTGAATGTTGTGGCTTCCATACAATACCGTGCTTTGGCTGATAAGGCAGGTGATGCGTTTTATAAACTTAGCAACACAAGGGCGCAAATCCAGGCCTATGTTTTTGATG TTATAAGAGCCTTCGTTCCGAAGCATGATCTAGATGATACATTCGAGCAAAAGAATGAAATTGCCAAGGCTGTCGAAGAAGAGCTTGAAAAG GCTATGTCTGCTTACGGGTACGAGATTGTTCAGACATTGATCGTTGACATTGAACCAGATGAGCATGTTAAGAGAGCAATGAATGAGATCAATGCTG CTGCAAGGTTAAGGATGGCGGCAACTGAGAAAGCAGAAGCTGAGAAAATTCTGCAAATCAAGAGGGCGGAGGGTGAAGCGGAGGCCAAGTACCTGTCGGGTTTGGGTGTTGCTCGCCAACGACAAGCCATTGTAGATGGTTTGAGAGACAGTGTGCTGGGATTCTCACTCAATGTTCCTGGAACAAGTGCAAAAGATGTTATGGACATGGTTCTAGTGACCCAGTATTTTGATACCATGAAAGAAATCGGTGCATCTTCCAAATCCTCAGCTGTGTTTATCCCTCATGGGCCTGGTGCAGTTCGTGATGTAGCCACCCAGATACGTGATGGGCTTCTCCAGGGTTCTGCCACTAGCTGA